Proteins co-encoded in one Dasypus novemcinctus isolate mDasNov1 chromosome 18, mDasNov1.1.hap2, whole genome shotgun sequence genomic window:
- the GINS3 gene encoding DNA replication complex GINS protein PSF3: MSEAYFPVESGALGTEENFLSLDDILMSHEKLPVRTETSMPRLGAFLERSGGAETDNTIPQGSKLEIPLWLAKGLFDNKRRILSVELPRIYQEGWRTVFSADANVVDLHKMGPYFYGFGSQLLHFDSPENTDISQSLLQTFIGRFRRIMDSSQNAYNEDTSALVARLDEMERGLFQTGQKGLNDFQCWEKGQASQITASNLVQNYKKRKFTNMED; the protein is encoded by the exons ATGTCGGAAGCTTATTTCCCGGTGGAATCGGGTGCGCTGGGGACTGAGGAGAACTTTCTTTCCCTGGACGACATCCTTATGTCCCACGAAAAACTACCGGTGCGCACGGAGACCTCCATGCCTCGCCTCGGCGCCTTCTTGGAGCGAAGCGGAGGCGCCGAGACTGACAACACGATCCCTCAG GGCTCAAAGCTTGAAATCCCACTGTGGCTGGCAAAAGGACTTTTTGACAACAAGCGACGGATCCTTTCTGTGGAACTTCCCAGGATCTATCAAGAGGGTTGGAGGACTGTTTTCAGTGCAGATGCCAATGTAGTAGATCTCCATAAAATGGGACCATATTTCTACGGCTTTGGCTCCCAACTTCTGCATTTTGACAGTCCAGAGAATACAGATATTTCCCAGTCTCTTCTGCAG ACATTTATTGGACGTTTTCGCCGCATCATGGACTCCTCTCAGAATGCTTACAATGAAGACACTTCAGCACTGGTAGCCaggctagatgaaatggaaagagGCTTATTTCAAACAGGCCAGAAAGGACTAAATGACTTTCAGTGTTGGGAGAAGGGACAGGCTTCTCAGATCACAGCTTCCAATCTTGTTCAGaattataagaagagaaaattcacTAACATGGAAGACTAA